From a single Micromonospora carbonacea genomic region:
- a CDS encoding sugar O-acetyltransferase: MTSMKDRMLAGELYRAEGPELLADLDLAARRSEAFNRSSAADPEARLAALRELLGSVGEGTWVRPPFHCDYGWNTHLGPRGFVNFNAVFLDVAPITIGADVQIGPNVQLLTATHPVDPEPRRQKWEAAQPITLGDNVWLGGGVIVLAGVTIGDNTVVGAGAVVTRDLPANVVAVGNPARVVRAID; the protein is encoded by the coding sequence ATGACCTCCATGAAGGACCGCATGCTGGCCGGCGAGCTCTACCGCGCCGAGGGTCCCGAGCTCCTCGCCGACCTGGACCTCGCCGCGCGCCGCAGCGAGGCGTTCAACCGCAGCTCCGCCGCCGACCCCGAGGCCCGGCTGGCCGCGCTGCGCGAGCTGCTCGGCTCGGTCGGCGAGGGCACCTGGGTCCGCCCGCCGTTCCACTGCGACTACGGCTGGAACACCCACCTCGGGCCGCGCGGGTTCGTCAACTTCAACGCCGTCTTCCTCGACGTCGCCCCCATCACCATCGGCGCGGACGTCCAGATCGGACCGAACGTGCAGCTCCTGACGGCCACCCACCCCGTCGACCCGGAGCCACGGCGACAGAAGTGGGAGGCGGCGCAGCCGATCACCCTCGGCGACAACGTCTGGCTCGGCGGTGGGGTGATCGTGCTCGCCGGGGTCACCATCGGCGACAACACCGTGGTCGGCGCCGGGGCCGTGGTGACCCGCGACCTGCCGGCGAACGTCGTCGCCGTGGGCAACCCCGCCCGGGTGGTACGCGCCATCGACTGA
- a CDS encoding S8 family serine peptidase gives MLAAPLTTPAAAAPATSPAAVPPGTPAAATGATGPAGPVAGRPATVTLVTGDRVTVTGSGAVSIRPGAGRDKLRFLVRRDRGHVTVQPQDALPLLRSGRVDPRLFDVTELIAAGYDDSRRDSLPLLVSYRPGDARRAVAGIAGARVTRDLPAIRGAAVTAEKARAGTVWGAVTTGRAAARVDTAGGVDRLWLDGRRRVALDHSVPQIGAPTAWAAGLTGKGVTVAVLDTGVDAEHPDLAGRLAESRNFSEVPEPSDTIGHGTHVASTIAGSGAASGGKYRGVAPDATLVSGKVCEDNGCSDSAILAGMQWAAVDKRATVVNMSLSGWDTPEVDPLEEAVQTLTAQTGTLFVLAAGNAGMDASVGSPASADAALAVGAVDRDDELADFSSRGPRTGDDALKPDITAPGVDIVAARAAGTTLGEPVGDQYVTASGTSMATPHVAGSVALLAQRHPDWKAGALKATLMAAAKPHPGQTAYQQGAGRVDVARAIGQQVTSDPVSVSFGRAQWPHDDDPVLDRTVTWHNSGTAPVTLDLTIEATGPDGEPAPAGLFRLGAPRVTVPAGGTAGVTVSADTRVDAPDGYHTGRVVARSGDTVAVTPIAVHREVESYDVTISHIGVDGKPTTDYGTSLMDLDGFAFPVDLYGGVPTATVRLPKGRYGLGSYLFATDEAGEPVGATLLARPELVVDGPVELTLDARAGKPVLATVPERGATAELVDVSAVFYGADDSVYSFSLWSSGFAGVTSGQLGPASTPDRFVATIGSQWVDADAESSPYLYALLEAFPGRLPTGFVKHYRAKDLATVVQTFRDAYPGTKAERIVYGEPEYNTGGSALVVPTAVPGKRVEHFSTNAVSWSTELDFGTPTEDGWLDVKALLASPLTRYRPGETRHETWGVAPFAPSFPVRRWGTEGITRQGDLIVVDLAAHSDQAGHVGGSLNETQWTRLYRNGKLVGESGYPGYGEFEVPPGAADYRVETLATRDVADLSTEVAAAWTFRSKHVAGDDFVPQPAAAVRFAPALRPDNSAPAGRTFTVPVRVEPQDGAPAAKVASLTVDASYDGGKTWRKAELRRQGAGWVATLHHPAGTGYVSLRATAKDTAGNTVTTRIIQAYRLR, from the coding sequence GTGCTCGCCGCGCCCCTGACCACCCCGGCCGCCGCCGCCCCGGCCACGTCCCCCGCGGCCGTTCCACCCGGGACGCCCGCCGCCGCGACCGGCGCGACCGGTCCGGCGGGGCCCGTCGCCGGCCGCCCGGCCACCGTCACCCTGGTCACCGGTGACCGGGTCACCGTCACCGGCTCCGGCGCGGTGAGCATCCGCCCCGGCGCGGGGCGCGACAAGCTGCGCTTCCTGGTCCGGCGCGACCGGGGCCACGTCACCGTGCAGCCGCAGGACGCCCTGCCCCTGCTGCGCTCCGGCCGGGTGGATCCCCGGCTGTTCGACGTGACCGAGCTGATCGCCGCCGGCTACGACGACTCCCGCCGCGACAGCCTGCCGCTGCTGGTGTCGTACCGGCCGGGTGACGCCCGCCGGGCCGTCGCCGGCATCGCCGGCGCCCGGGTGACCCGCGACCTGCCGGCCATCCGGGGCGCGGCCGTGACGGCCGAGAAGGCCCGGGCCGGCACGGTCTGGGGCGCGGTGACCACCGGCCGGGCGGCGGCCCGGGTCGACACGGCGGGGGGTGTCGACCGGCTCTGGCTGGACGGCAGGCGTCGGGTCGCCCTCGACCACAGCGTGCCGCAGATCGGCGCGCCCACGGCGTGGGCGGCCGGCCTCACCGGCAAGGGCGTCACCGTCGCGGTGCTGGACACCGGCGTCGACGCCGAGCATCCCGACCTCGCCGGCCGGCTCGCCGAGTCGCGCAACTTCAGCGAGGTGCCCGAGCCGAGCGACACGATCGGCCACGGCACCCACGTCGCCTCCACCATCGCCGGCAGCGGCGCGGCCTCCGGCGGGAAGTACCGGGGCGTCGCGCCGGACGCCACGCTGGTCTCCGGCAAGGTGTGCGAGGACAACGGCTGCTCCGACTCCGCGATCCTCGCCGGCATGCAGTGGGCCGCCGTCGACAAGCGGGCCACCGTGGTCAACATGAGCCTCAGCGGCTGGGACACCCCGGAGGTCGACCCGCTGGAGGAGGCGGTGCAGACCCTCACCGCGCAGACCGGCACCCTGTTCGTCCTCGCCGCCGGCAACGCCGGAATGGACGCCTCCGTCGGCTCCCCGGCCAGCGCCGACGCCGCCCTCGCCGTCGGCGCGGTCGACCGGGACGACGAGCTGGCGGACTTCTCCAGCCGTGGCCCCCGCACCGGCGACGACGCCCTCAAGCCGGACATCACCGCCCCCGGCGTGGACATCGTCGCCGCCCGGGCCGCCGGCACCACCCTCGGCGAGCCGGTCGGCGACCAGTACGTGACGGCCTCCGGCACGTCCATGGCCACCCCGCACGTCGCCGGTTCGGTGGCGCTGCTCGCCCAGCGGCACCCCGACTGGAAGGCCGGCGCGCTGAAGGCCACCCTGATGGCGGCCGCGAAGCCGCACCCCGGGCAGACCGCCTACCAGCAGGGCGCGGGCCGGGTCGACGTGGCCCGGGCCATCGGGCAGCAGGTCACCAGCGACCCGGTGAGCGTGTCGTTCGGCCGGGCGCAGTGGCCGCACGACGACGACCCGGTGCTCGACCGCACGGTCACCTGGCACAACTCCGGGACCGCCCCGGTCACCCTCGACCTCACGATCGAGGCCACCGGGCCGGACGGCGAGCCGGCCCCCGCCGGCCTGTTCCGCCTCGGCGCGCCCCGCGTCACCGTGCCGGCCGGCGGCACGGCCGGGGTGACGGTCAGCGCCGACACCCGGGTCGACGCCCCGGACGGCTACCACACCGGCCGGGTCGTCGCCCGCTCCGGCGACACGGTGGCGGTCACCCCGATCGCCGTGCACCGCGAGGTGGAGAGCTACGACGTCACCATCAGCCACATCGGGGTCGACGGCAAGCCCACCACCGACTACGGCACCAGCCTGATGGACCTGGACGGCTTCGCCTTCCCCGTCGACCTCTACGGCGGCGTCCCGACGGCCACGGTGCGACTGCCGAAGGGCCGCTACGGGCTGGGCAGCTACCTGTTCGCCACCGACGAGGCGGGCGAACCGGTCGGAGCCACCCTGCTCGCCCGGCCCGAGCTGGTCGTCGACGGGCCGGTCGAGCTCACCCTCGACGCCCGCGCCGGCAAGCCGGTGCTGGCCACGGTGCCCGAGCGGGGCGCGACGGCGGAGCTGGTCGACGTGAGCGCGGTCTTCTACGGGGCCGACGACAGCGTCTACTCGTTCAGCCTGTGGAGCTCCGGCTTCGCCGGGGTGACCAGCGGGCAGCTCGGCCCGGCCAGCACGCCGGACCGCTTCGTCGCCACCATCGGCAGCCAGTGGGTCGACGCGGACGCCGAGAGCAGCCCCTACCTCTACGCGCTGCTGGAGGCGTTCCCGGGCCGGCTGCCGACCGGCTTCGTCAAGCACTACCGCGCCAAGGACCTCGCCACGGTCGTGCAGACGTTCCGGGACGCCTACCCGGGGACGAAGGCGGAACGGATCGTCTACGGCGAGCCGGAGTACAACACGGGCGGGTCCGCGCTGGTCGTGCCCACGGCGGTGCCCGGCAAGCGGGTCGAGCACTTCAGCACCAACGCCGTGAGCTGGAGCACCGAGCTGGACTTCGGCACCCCGACCGAGGACGGCTGGCTGGACGTGAAGGCGCTGCTGGCGTCGCCGCTGACCCGGTACCGGCCCGGCGAGACCCGGCACGAGACCTGGGGCGTCGCCCCGTTCGCGCCGTCGTTCCCGGTGCGGCGCTGGGGGACCGAGGGGATCACCCGCCAGGGCGACCTCATCGTGGTCGACCTGGCCGCGCACAGCGACCAGGCCGGGCACGTCGGCGGGTCCCTCAACGAGACCCAGTGGACCCGGCTCTACCGCAACGGGAAGCTGGTCGGGGAGAGCGGATACCCCGGCTACGGCGAGTTCGAGGTGCCCCCGGGCGCGGCGGACTACCGGGTGGAGACCCTCGCCACCCGCGACGTCGCCGACCTGAGCACCGAGGTGGCCGCCGCGTGGACGTTCCGCTCGAAGCACGTCGCCGGTGACGACTTCGTGCCGCAGCCGGCGGCGGCGGTGCGCTTCGCCCCGGCGCTGCGCCCCGACAACAGCGCCCCGGCGGGCCGCACCTTCACCGTGCCGGTGCGGGTCGAACCGCAGGACGGCGCGCCGGCGGCGAAGGTGGCCTCGCTGACCGTCGACGCCTCCTACGACGGCGGCAAGACCTGGCGCAAGGCGGAACTGCGCCGCCAGGGCGCCGGCTGGGTGGCGACGCTGCACCACCCGGCGGGCACCGGCTACGTGTCGCTGCGCGCCACCGCGAAGGACACCGCCGGCAACACGGTGACCACGCGGATCATCCAGGCGTACCGGCTGAGGTGA
- the dapD gene encoding 2,3,4,5-tetrahydropyridine-2,6-dicarboxylate N-succinyltransferase, whose translation MTTAQPAWGIGLATITADEQVLDTWYPTGKLGLGELPLVPGEDEADVLDLPPGAVGERALPGLRTVQVVTVIGSLDDPIKDAADAYLRLHLLSHRLVRPNELNLDGIFGKLANVAWTSAGPCPPERVDELRVIERAAGRHLAVHGVDKFPRMTDYVVPSGVRIADADRVRLGAHLAAGTTVMHEGFVNFNAGTLGTSMVEGRIVQGVVVGDGSDIGGGASIMGTLSGGGTDRVRIGERSLVGANAGVGISLGDDCVVEAGCYVTAASKIALPDGRVVKARELSGVDGLLFWRNSVTGALEARPRTGRGIELNAALHAND comes from the coding sequence GTGACGACTGCACAGCCTGCGTGGGGCATCGGCCTGGCCACGATCACCGCCGACGAGCAGGTGCTCGACACCTGGTATCCGACGGGCAAGCTGGGGCTCGGCGAGCTGCCGCTGGTCCCGGGCGAGGACGAGGCGGACGTGCTGGACCTGCCGCCGGGCGCGGTCGGCGAGCGGGCGCTGCCAGGGCTGCGCACGGTCCAGGTGGTCACCGTGATCGGCTCGCTGGACGACCCGATCAAGGACGCCGCGGACGCGTACCTCAGGTTGCACCTGCTCTCCCACCGCCTGGTGCGGCCCAACGAGCTGAACCTCGACGGCATCTTCGGCAAGCTGGCCAACGTGGCCTGGACGTCGGCCGGGCCGTGCCCGCCGGAGCGGGTCGACGAGCTGCGGGTGATCGAGCGGGCCGCCGGCCGCCACCTGGCGGTCCACGGGGTGGACAAGTTCCCCCGGATGACCGACTACGTGGTGCCCTCCGGGGTGCGGATCGCCGACGCGGACCGGGTCCGGCTCGGCGCGCACCTGGCCGCCGGCACCACGGTCATGCACGAGGGCTTCGTCAACTTCAACGCCGGCACGCTGGGCACCTCGATGGTGGAGGGGCGGATCGTGCAGGGCGTGGTGGTCGGCGACGGCTCCGACATCGGCGGCGGCGCGTCGATCATGGGCACCCTCTCCGGCGGCGGCACCGACCGGGTGCGCATCGGCGAGCGGAGCCTGGTCGGCGCGAACGCGGGCGTCGGCATCTCGCTCGGCGACGACTGCGTGGTCGAGGCCGGCTGCTACGTCACGGCGGCCTCGAAGATCGCCCTGCCGGACGGCCGGGTGGTCAAGGCCCGCGAGCTGTCCGGGGTGGACGGGCTGCTGTTCTGGCGCAACTCGGTCACCGGCGCGCTGGAGGCCCGCCCGCGCACGGGCCGGGGCATCGAGCTGAACGCCGCCCTGCACGCCAACGACTGA
- the dapE gene encoding succinyl-diaminopimelate desuccinylase — protein MENPLTPEVLADPVALTRALVDIESVSLHEKAIADCVEEVLRGVPHLTTFRHGNTVMARTDLGRSSRVVLAGHLDTVPLNNNFPSTMRGDLMYGCGTSDMKSGVAYALHLAVTLPDPRYDVTYFFYEAEEIESKYNGLFLVAEAHPEWLQADFAVLLEPTYGIVEAGCQGTMRSVVTTTGVRAHSARSWHGVNAIHGAGEVLRRLSAYEARRVTIDGCDYREGMNAVRISGGVAGNVVPDRCEIEVNYRFAPDRTPAEAEAHLREVFDGFELRVTDVAAGAAPGLEAAPAKEFLAAVGAAPIGKLGWTDVARFAAMGIPALNFGPGDPNLAHHPDEHVEIGKIRDGAATLHRWLAPA, from the coding sequence ATGGAGAACCCGCTGACCCCCGAGGTCCTCGCCGATCCGGTGGCGTTGACCCGTGCACTGGTCGACATAGAGTCCGTCTCCCTCCACGAGAAGGCCATCGCCGACTGCGTCGAGGAGGTGCTGCGCGGGGTGCCGCACCTGACCACGTTCCGGCACGGCAACACCGTGATGGCGCGCACCGACCTGGGGCGGTCCTCCCGGGTCGTGCTCGCCGGGCACCTGGACACCGTGCCGCTGAACAACAACTTCCCGTCGACCATGCGCGGCGACCTCATGTACGGCTGCGGCACCTCCGACATGAAGTCCGGCGTCGCGTACGCGCTGCACCTGGCGGTCACCCTGCCCGACCCGCGCTACGACGTGACCTACTTCTTCTACGAGGCCGAGGAGATCGAGTCCAAGTACAACGGGCTCTTCCTGGTCGCCGAGGCGCACCCGGAGTGGCTCCAGGCGGACTTCGCGGTGCTGCTGGAGCCGACGTACGGCATCGTCGAGGCCGGCTGCCAGGGGACCATGCGGTCGGTGGTGACCACCACCGGCGTCCGGGCCCACTCGGCGCGCTCCTGGCACGGGGTGAACGCCATCCACGGCGCGGGCGAGGTGCTGCGCCGGCTGTCGGCGTACGAGGCGCGGCGCGTCACCATCGACGGCTGCGACTACCGCGAGGGCATGAACGCGGTGCGGATCAGCGGCGGGGTCGCCGGCAACGTGGTGCCCGACCGGTGCGAGATCGAGGTCAACTACCGGTTCGCCCCCGACCGGACGCCGGCCGAGGCCGAGGCGCACCTGCGCGAGGTCTTCGACGGCTTCGAGCTGCGGGTGACCGACGTGGCCGCCGGGGCGGCGCCCGGGCTGGAGGCGGCCCCGGCGAAGGAGTTCCTGGCGGCCGTCGGCGCCGCGCCGATCGGCAAGCTCGGCTGGACGGACGTGGCCCGGTTCGCCGCGATGGGCATCCCCGCGCTGAACTTCGGCCCGGGCGACCCCAACCTGGCCCACCACCCCGACGAGCACGTCGAGATCGGCAAGATCCGCGACGGCGCGGCGACCCTGCACCGCTGGCTCGCCCCGGCCTGA
- a CDS encoding TIGR00730 family Rossman fold protein — protein MSDRAARSDSDGRGTARGPGRERHRGAVTLRRGAIPTSTADQRLLDSRGRGDWKTKDAWRALRILSEFVEGFDTLADLPPAVSVFGSARSKPDSPECRLAEELGAALARAGYAVITGGGPGVMEAANRGASEAGGLSVGLGIELPFEQGLNDWVDLAIDFRYFFARKTMFVKYAQAFVVLPGGFGTMDELFEALTLVQTGKVTRFPVVLMGTEYWRGLLDWLRDTMAVDGKIGPADLELICLTDDVDAAVRHIVAAEAALSAEQAAVERTAADQQAADQQTREG, from the coding sequence ATGAGTGACAGGGCTGCCAGGAGCGACAGCGACGGGCGCGGTACGGCCCGCGGGCCGGGGCGGGAGCGGCACCGGGGTGCGGTCACCCTGCGTCGCGGCGCGATCCCGACCAGCACCGCCGATCAGCGGCTGCTGGACTCCCGGGGCCGGGGCGACTGGAAGACGAAGGACGCCTGGCGGGCGCTGCGCATCCTGTCCGAGTTCGTGGAGGGCTTCGACACCCTCGCCGACCTGCCGCCCGCGGTCAGCGTCTTCGGCTCCGCCCGCAGCAAGCCGGACAGCCCCGAGTGCCGGCTGGCCGAGGAGCTCGGCGCCGCCCTGGCCCGCGCCGGGTACGCGGTGATCACCGGCGGCGGGCCGGGCGTGATGGAGGCGGCCAACCGGGGCGCCAGCGAGGCCGGCGGGCTCTCCGTCGGGCTCGGCATCGAGCTCCCCTTCGAGCAGGGCCTCAACGACTGGGTCGACCTGGCCATCGACTTCCGGTACTTCTTCGCCCGCAAGACCATGTTCGTCAAGTACGCGCAGGCGTTCGTGGTGCTGCCCGGCGGGTTCGGCACCATGGACGAGCTGTTCGAGGCGCTGACGCTGGTGCAGACCGGCAAGGTCACCCGGTTCCCGGTGGTGCTGATGGGCACGGAGTACTGGCGGGGCCTGCTCGACTGGCTACGCGACACGATGGCCGTCGACGGCAAGATCGGGCCGGCCGACCTGGAGCTGATCTGCCTCACCGACGACGTCGACGCCGCCGTGCGGCACATCGTGGCCGCCGAGGCGGCGCTCTCCGCCGAGCAGGCCGCCGTCGAGCGGACCGCCGCCGACCAGCAGGCCGCCGACCAGCAGACCCGGGAGGGCTGA
- a CDS encoding TIGR00730 family Rossman fold protein → MAAICVFCASSRTLDQRWLDLAAETGREIARRGHTLVSGGGCVGMMGAVVEGARSAGGRTVGVIPQSLVDLEVADLASDELLVTASMADRKTLMIEKSDAFLTLPGGLGTLDELFEVWTTATLALHAKPMVLVDTDGFYRPLLDWLTLLTDRNFLKPAGMDLLLLADTIPDALTTLESHLP, encoded by the coding sequence GTGGCCGCGATCTGCGTGTTCTGCGCGTCCTCCCGCACGCTCGACCAGCGCTGGCTGGACCTCGCCGCCGAGACCGGCCGGGAGATCGCCCGACGGGGGCACACCCTGGTCAGCGGCGGCGGCTGCGTCGGGATGATGGGGGCGGTGGTCGAGGGGGCCCGGTCGGCCGGCGGCCGTACGGTCGGGGTGATCCCGCAGTCCCTGGTCGACCTGGAGGTCGCCGATCTCGCCTCGGACGAGCTGCTGGTCACCGCCAGCATGGCCGACCGCAAGACCCTGATGATCGAGAAGTCGGACGCGTTCCTCACCCTGCCCGGCGGGCTGGGCACCCTGGACGAGCTGTTCGAGGTGTGGACGACCGCCACCCTCGCCCTGCACGCCAAGCCGATGGTGCTGGTGGACACGGACGGCTTCTACCGCCCCCTGCTCGACTGGCTCACGCTGCTCACCGACCGCAACTTCCTCAAGCCGGCGGGCATGGACCTCCTCCTGCTGGCCGACACCATCCCCGACGCCCTGACCACCCTGGAATCCCACCTCCCCTGA
- a CDS encoding ATP-dependent helicase, giving the protein MQAYRLVRRPVETARGDRRSDGAALGGGRPEGEAGGGWRADPVQAEVVAHTDGPMLVVGGPGTGKSSVLVEAVAARVAEGVDPERVLVLTFGRRQATDLRRRIEARVAGDGQRVLREPLVRTFPAYAFGLLRRAAAERGEPSPRLLTGPEQDLIIRELLDVVGEDPDDDPVGWPEDLRPALRTRAFAAQLRDLLMRAAERGVGPVELARLGERLGRADWPAAARFLREYVAVLALRDVSNRGSIAYDPAELVRAATGLLLDDPELLEAERRRLAHVYVDELADTDPAQLDLLAVLAGGGKSLVAFADPDSATYAFRGTDPAGVAAFPHRFRTASGAPAAQVVLTTSYRAGPGLIAATRRLAGRLRGPAAHRRLRPLPDAPPGTVEVRTFRSATSEAAWLAQALRAAHLLDGVPWSRMAVLVRSTARQLPSLRRALHTAGVPTVVHGEDLPLHLQPAVAPLLLLLRCALEPTRLDEEAAVALLHSPLGGADPLAERRLRQGLRALALAVGDRRPSGELIVDALRDPEELSGIDRHWAEPAQAVAGLLAIAREAAQRPGATAEDVLWAVWDASGLAERWAGAITLGRAATGEHETARRWRAEAADRDLDAVLVLFDAAARFADRLPGARTEVFLDHVLGQDLPADTLAPTADRGEAVRLLTAHAAKGLEWDLVAVAGVQEGVWPDLRLRGTLLGSERLVDVLAGRDAGHDLDAGRDSGEGRRGSGDVGRAVLVGQTSALLDEERRLFHVAVTRARRRLLVSAVASAAVGGDDHEEQPSRFLYELDPTPPPGGDAGGPVPGGGPDPTPGGGAAETAGTAPDTAPGGGRGGTAGTTPGGPAGIPGEPAGGAEPGRGTLPVAGPPRALTLPALVAELRTAVADPAAPYHRRSAAAAELARLAAAGVPGAHPDDWWGLRGLSDDRPLVDEGEPVRVTPSGMESALRCSLRWLLERHGGSGPASAAQGVGNLVHAAAMLAEDASADRSALLEYVAARFDAIELAARWMVGPERERAEAMVDKLLRWLAGNPRRLLAIEHEFAVRLDDPQRPVELTGRVDRLEVDAAGRLVVVDLKTGKSTVVTEREIGEHPQLGAYQAAVEAGAFAEHGDESGGAALVQLGTGARDAREQSQPAAGQGPAAGWATALVRRTADTMAAATFAAVANSTCRVCPVRTSCPVSGQGRQVVEPPAPRREQPE; this is encoded by the coding sequence ATGCAGGCGTACCGGCTGGTGCGCCGGCCTGTCGAGACGGCCCGGGGGGACCGTCGGTCCGACGGGGCGGCGTTGGGGGGCGGTCGGCCCGAAGGTGAGGCCGGCGGCGGGTGGCGGGCCGACCCGGTGCAGGCCGAGGTCGTGGCGCACACCGACGGGCCGATGCTGGTCGTCGGCGGGCCGGGCACCGGCAAGAGCAGCGTCCTGGTGGAGGCGGTGGCCGCCCGGGTGGCCGAGGGGGTCGACCCGGAGCGGGTGCTGGTGCTCACCTTCGGCCGGCGGCAGGCCACCGACCTGCGCCGCCGGATCGAGGCCCGGGTGGCGGGCGACGGGCAGCGGGTGCTGCGCGAGCCGCTGGTGCGCACCTTCCCGGCGTACGCGTTCGGGCTGTTGCGCCGGGCCGCCGCCGAGCGGGGCGAGCCGTCGCCGCGCCTGCTCACCGGCCCCGAGCAGGATCTGATCATCCGGGAGCTGCTGGACGTGGTCGGCGAGGATCCCGACGACGACCCGGTCGGCTGGCCGGAGGACCTGCGGCCCGCCCTGCGTACCCGGGCGTTCGCGGCCCAGCTCCGCGACCTGCTGATGCGGGCGGCCGAGCGCGGGGTGGGCCCGGTGGAGCTGGCCCGGCTGGGCGAGCGGCTGGGCCGCGCCGACTGGCCGGCCGCCGCGCGTTTCCTGCGGGAGTACGTGGCCGTGCTCGCGCTGCGCGACGTCAGCAACCGCGGCTCGATCGCGTACGACCCGGCGGAGCTGGTCCGCGCCGCGACCGGCCTGCTGCTCGACGATCCGGAGCTGCTGGAGGCCGAGCGCCGCCGCCTCGCCCACGTCTACGTCGACGAGCTGGCCGACACCGACCCCGCCCAGCTCGACCTGCTCGCCGTGCTGGCCGGCGGCGGCAAGTCCCTGGTCGCGTTCGCCGATCCCGACTCGGCCACGTACGCGTTCCGGGGCACCGACCCGGCCGGGGTGGCCGCGTTCCCGCACCGCTTCCGCACCGCCTCCGGAGCACCGGCCGCGCAGGTCGTGCTGACCACCTCGTACCGGGCGGGGCCGGGGCTGATCGCCGCGACCCGGCGGCTCGCCGGCCGGCTGCGTGGCCCGGCGGCCCACCGGCGGCTGCGCCCGCTGCCCGACGCCCCGCCCGGCACGGTGGAAGTACGCACCTTCCGCTCGGCCACCAGCGAGGCCGCCTGGCTGGCCCAGGCGCTGCGGGCCGCGCACCTGCTCGACGGGGTGCCGTGGTCGCGGATGGCGGTGCTGGTGCGCTCGACGGCCCGGCAGTTGCCGTCGCTGCGCCGGGCCCTGCACACGGCCGGGGTGCCGACGGTGGTGCACGGCGAGGATCTGCCGCTGCACCTCCAGCCGGCGGTCGCCCCGCTGCTGCTCCTGCTGCGGTGTGCCCTGGAGCCGACCCGGCTGGACGAGGAGGCGGCGGTGGCGCTGCTGCACTCGCCGCTGGGCGGGGCAGACCCGCTGGCCGAGCGGCGGCTGCGCCAGGGGCTGCGGGCGCTCGCCCTGGCGGTCGGGGACCGTCGCCCCTCCGGCGAGCTGATCGTCGACGCGTTGCGCGACCCGGAGGAGTTGTCCGGGATCGACCGGCACTGGGCGGAGCCGGCGCAGGCGGTCGCCGGGCTGCTGGCCATCGCCCGGGAGGCGGCCCAGCGGCCGGGCGCCACCGCCGAGGACGTGCTGTGGGCGGTGTGGGACGCCAGCGGGCTGGCCGAGCGCTGGGCCGGCGCGATCACCCTCGGACGGGCGGCGACCGGGGAGCACGAGACCGCGCGGCGGTGGCGGGCGGAGGCCGCCGACCGGGATCTCGACGCCGTGCTGGTGCTCTTCGACGCGGCGGCCCGGTTCGCCGACCGGCTGCCCGGCGCGCGCACCGAGGTCTTCCTCGACCACGTGCTCGGCCAGGACCTGCCGGCCGACACGCTCGCGCCGACGGCGGACCGGGGCGAGGCCGTCCGGCTGCTCACGGCGCACGCCGCGAAGGGACTGGAGTGGGACCTGGTCGCCGTCGCCGGTGTGCAGGAGGGCGTCTGGCCGGACCTGCGGCTGCGCGGCACCCTGCTCGGCTCCGAGCGGCTGGTGGACGTGCTCGCCGGCCGCGACGCCGGCCACGACCTCGACGCCGGCCGCGATTCCGGCGAGGGTCGCCGGGGTTCCGGGGACGTCGGGCGGGCGGTCCTCGTCGGGCAGACCTCCGCCCTGCTCGACGAGGAGCGCCGGCTCTTCCACGTGGCGGTGACCCGGGCCCGCCGCCGGCTGCTGGTCAGCGCCGTCGCCTCGGCCGCGGTGGGCGGCGACGACCACGAGGAGCAGCCCAGCCGGTTCCTGTACGAGCTGGACCCGACCCCGCCGCCCGGCGGCGACGCCGGCGGCCCGGTCCCCGGCGGCGGCCCCGACCCCACCCCCGGCGGCGGGGCAGCCGAAACGGCGGGCACCGCCCCCGACACCGCCCCCGGCGGCGGGCGAGGCGGAACGGCGGGCACCACCCCCGGTGGCCCGGCGGGCATCCCCGGTGAGCCGGCCGGCGGCGCGGAGCCCGGCCGGGGGACCCTGCCGGTGGCCGGGCCGCCCCGGGCGTTGACGCTGCCGGCGCTGGTCGCGGAGCTGCGTACCGCCGTGGCCGATCCGGCCGCGCCCTACCACCGGCGCAGCGCGGCGGCGGCCGAGCTGGCCCGCCTCGCCGCCGCCGGGGTGCCCGGCGCGCACCCGGACGACTGGTGGGGCCTGCGCGGCCTCTCCGACGACCGGCCGCTGGTCGACGAGGGCGAGCCGGTGCGGGTCACCCCGTCGGGCATGGAGAGCGCGCTGCGGTGCAGCCTGCGCTGGCTGCTGGAGCGGCACGGCGGCAGCGGCCCGGCCAGCGCCGCGCAGGGGGTGGGCAACCTGGTGCACGCCGCCGCGATGCTCGCCGAGGACGCCAGCGCCGACCGGTCCGCGCTGCTGGAATACGTGGCGGCCCGGTTCGACGCGATCGAGCTGGCCGCCCGGTGGATGGTGGGCCCCGAGCGGGAGCGCGCCGAGGCGATGGTGGACAAGCTGCTGCGCTGGCTGGCGGGCAACCCGCGCCGGCTGCTGGCCATCGAGCACGAGTTCGCCGTCCGCCTGGACGACCCGCAGCGGCCCGTCGAGCTGACCGGCCGGGTGGACCGGCTGGAGGTCGATGCCGCCGGCCGGCTGGTGGTGGTCGACCTGAAGACCGGCAAGTCCACCGTGGTCACCGAGCGGGAGATCGGCGAGCACCCGCAGCTCGGGGCCTACCAGGCGGCGGTCGAGGCGGGGGCGTTCGCCGAGCACGGCGACGAGTCCGGCGGGGCGGCCCTGGTGCAGCTCGGCACGGGGGCGCGCGACGCCCGGGAGCAGAGCCAGCCGGCGGCGGGGCAGGGGCCGGCGGCCGGCTGGGCGACCGCGCTGGTCCGGCGCACCGCCGATACGATGGCCGCCGCCACCTTCGCCGCGGTCGCCAACTCCACGTGCCGGGTCTGCCCGGTGCGCACGAGCTGTCCGGTGTCCGGGCAGGGCCGCCAGGTGGTCGAGCCACCAGCCCCCCGGCGGGAGCAGCCAGAGTGA